In the Candidatus Electrothrix sp. GW3-4 genome, one interval contains:
- a CDS encoding flavodoxin family protein produces the protein MSKKKIVILNGARSADKHLSPILALLTDLLKTNIAAQVQIFSFSDITINQCIGCFHCWVNTPGQCIHTADAGESILQAVLDSDILVLFTPVIFGGYSAELKRILDRFLPMALPFLQKMHGEVHHPRRYAAFPHIIGIGISQAPNDEITRCFRTLVGRNAVNASTSYSAGVFYHAESPDRLRQGFLELFSTTEDLPGRDELEALMARINLNPPAKISLGKRRALLIIGSPKRKMPSTSAVLGEQLLRQLDKHGWQTSSLLLREDLLTPQGQQRLLCHVDEAETVIAAFPLYLDALPSGMTKAFELISSHREIAREKQPKNFLAIVNNGLPEAYQNGVALAICRFFALQCDMTWAGGLAFGAGEQLISGNPLTGFRGFRGTMRPPLYYVVRALNMAAHSLSKGHAIPEKAAQILSNKPVPLISWALWHWFLMRKGNKLLKNEARKNGLDIRSMYQQPISRDNES, from the coding sequence ATGAGTAAAAAAAAAATCGTTATTCTCAACGGAGCGCGTTCTGCTGATAAACACCTCAGTCCGATACTTGCCTTGTTGACGGATCTCTTGAAAACAAACATTGCTGCCCAGGTACAAATTTTCAGCTTCTCTGATATCACCATCAATCAATGCATCGGTTGCTTTCACTGTTGGGTCAACACCCCTGGTCAATGTATCCATACTGCCGATGCAGGCGAGAGCATTCTTCAGGCTGTTCTTGACAGCGACATACTTGTCTTATTCACTCCCGTTATTTTCGGTGGATATTCAGCAGAGCTTAAAAGGATTCTGGATCGTTTTCTACCGATGGCACTGCCTTTTCTCCAAAAAATGCATGGGGAGGTACATCACCCAAGACGCTATGCAGCCTTTCCACATATTATAGGCATAGGCATCTCTCAGGCCCCAAATGATGAGATAACAAGGTGTTTCCGGACACTTGTTGGCCGAAATGCCGTTAATGCCAGCACAAGCTATAGCGCTGGCGTATTTTATCATGCCGAGTCTCCAGATAGGCTGCGCCAAGGTTTCCTCGAACTGTTTTCTACGACAGAGGACCTCCCAGGAAGAGATGAGCTTGAGGCACTCATGGCAAGGATAAATCTCAATCCACCCGCAAAAATATCCCTGGGTAAGCGCAGGGCATTGCTTATAATCGGTAGCCCTAAAAGAAAAATGCCCAGCACCTCAGCAGTGCTGGGTGAACAGCTTCTGAGACAACTCGACAAACACGGCTGGCAGACGAGCTCACTGCTTCTTCGAGAAGATTTACTGACCCCTCAAGGCCAGCAGAGGCTCCTTTGCCATGTCGACGAAGCAGAGACCGTTATTGCGGCCTTTCCTCTCTACCTTGACGCACTCCCGTCAGGAATGACAAAGGCATTTGAGTTGATATCTTCGCATAGAGAGATCGCAAGAGAAAAACAGCCTAAAAACTTTCTCGCCATTGTGAATAATGGTCTTCCCGAGGCATATCAGAATGGTGTCGCCCTCGCCATATGCCGTTTCTTTGCTCTGCAATGCGATATGACCTGGGCGGGCGGACTCGCCTTTGGAGCAGGAGAGCAGCTCATCAGCGGCAATCCGCTAACAGGTTTTCGAGGCTTCAGAGGGACAATGCGCCCCCCGCTTTATTATGTCGTGCGAGCGTTGAATATGGCAGCCCATTCTCTCTCAAAAGGACATGCCATTCCAGAAAAGGCGGCTCAGATACTCTCTAACAAGCCCGTGCCATTGATTTCTTGGGCTCTTTGGCACTGGTTTCTTATGAGAAAAGGAAATAAGCTCTTAAAAAATGAGGCGAGAAAAAATGGCCTTGATATAAGGTCAATGTATCAGCAGCCCATCTCCAGAGATAATGAATCGTAA
- a CDS encoding GTP cyclohydrolase, FolE2/MptA family, translating into MKDIQNLQDDRRISIRKVGVKTISYPITVLDRQKKLQHTVATVDMYVNLPHRFKGTHMSRFVEILNRFHGKFDLQKFHLILQEMKDQLDAEAAHLEVRFPYFLERTAQGGGVERYECRMHGSLQEGDDLVMELNVPITLPDSLGRWGYAQVSVRFNEFIWLEDLISKVQQAIRVGSSAASVESLCGQLGETLQTTAEISWFRVEVENLADGCSTFATVESTLS; encoded by the coding sequence ATGAAAGATATTCAGAACCTTCAGGATGATCGCCGAATCAGCATACGCAAGGTCGGTGTAAAAACTATTTCCTACCCCATTACCGTCCTGGATCGGCAGAAGAAGCTGCAACATACTGTGGCCACGGTGGACATGTATGTGAACCTGCCTCATCGGTTCAAGGGGACCCATATGAGTCGCTTTGTCGAGATCCTGAACAGGTTCCACGGCAAATTTGATCTGCAGAAATTTCATCTGATCCTCCAGGAAATGAAGGATCAGCTTGATGCTGAAGCCGCCCATCTGGAAGTACGCTTTCCCTATTTTCTTGAACGTACTGCTCAGGGGGGCGGTGTTGAGCGTTATGAGTGCCGCATGCACGGTTCGCTCCAAGAGGGCGATGATCTAGTCATGGAACTGAATGTACCGATCACACTGCCCGACTCGTTGGGACGTTGGGGCTATGCCCAGGTCTCTGTTCGTTTTAATGAGTTTATCTGGCTTGAAGATCTGATCAGCAAGGTGCAGCAGGCCATTAGAGTGGGCTCATCCGCCGCCTCTGTTGAGTCCTTATGCGGACAGCTTGGTGAGACGCTGCAAACCACCGCCGAGATCAGCTGGTTCCGGGTTGAGGTGGAAAATCTTGCCGATGGCTGTTCCACCTTTGCCACGGTCGAAAGCACCCTTTCTTGA
- a CDS encoding response regulator: MEKKKVLLVDDEESILLLYSEEIEEEGFAVEVAHNGDQALEVFKASPPDLVILDINMPGMNGIEVLRQMKAINAELPVILSSAYPEYKEDLGAWASDEYIVKSANTDELKAAVHKYLD; this comes from the coding sequence GTGGAAAAAAAAAAGGTGCTACTTGTTGATGACGAGGAGAGCATCCTCTTATTATACAGCGAGGAAATAGAGGAAGAGGGTTTTGCTGTGGAGGTCGCTCATAACGGAGATCAGGCCTTAGAGGTCTTTAAGGCCTCTCCACCGGACTTAGTGATCCTTGATATCAATATGCCGGGAATGAACGGCATTGAGGTTCTCCGCCAGATGAAGGCGATCAATGCTGAGCTACCGGTGATCCTCAGTTCCGCTTATCCGGAATATAAAGAAGATCTGGGCGCTTGGGCTTCAGATGAGTATATTGTCAAGTCCGCCAACACTGACGAGCTGAAAGCCGCTGTCCATAAGTATCTCGACTAA
- the galT gene encoding galactose-1-phosphate uridylyltransferase yields MPELRKDPILGRWIIIARERSKRPTDFAVDTPVIRGGFCPLCPGNEKTTPPEVLVYGRDPQRPANTSGWNLRVVPNKYPALVIEGELDKQGEGLYDRMNGIGAHEVVIESPQHADQFAFLPHEQMLLTFRAFQERIRDLSHDDRFVYVMVFKNNGRAAGASLEHTHSQLVALPVMPRMLAAELAGSKSYYDYKDRCIFCDIIRQEIQQNTRLVCENEHFVTLAPFAPRTPFEMWILPKKHNSSYVSQDEASLADLTRIFSETLRRLDACIPGIPYNFVLHTQPLQSGALDHYHWHFEIVPKLTNIAGFEWGTGFYINPMPPEDACRYLRQIEL; encoded by the coding sequence ATGCCTGAATTACGCAAAGACCCTATTCTTGGGCGTTGGATAATTATTGCCAGGGAACGCAGTAAACGACCAACAGACTTTGCTGTTGACACGCCGGTGATCAGAGGCGGCTTTTGTCCTCTCTGTCCAGGCAATGAAAAGACCACGCCGCCCGAGGTCCTGGTCTATGGTCGTGATCCGCAACGACCAGCCAATACCTCGGGCTGGAACCTCCGGGTTGTGCCGAATAAATACCCTGCCCTGGTGATTGAAGGAGAGCTGGATAAGCAGGGAGAAGGGCTCTATGACCGGATGAACGGAATTGGCGCCCATGAGGTCGTTATTGAGAGTCCTCAACATGCTGATCAGTTTGCCTTTCTCCCTCATGAGCAGATGCTGCTTACCTTCAGGGCCTTTCAGGAGCGCATTCGGGACCTGTCCCATGATGATCGCTTTGTCTATGTGATGGTGTTTAAGAATAATGGCAGAGCAGCCGGTGCATCTCTTGAACATACCCATTCCCAACTGGTGGCCCTGCCTGTTATGCCGCGTATGCTGGCTGCTGAGCTTGCAGGCAGCAAGTCCTATTATGATTATAAGGACCGTTGTATCTTTTGTGATATTATTCGCCAGGAGATTCAGCAGAATACTCGTCTGGTCTGTGAAAATGAGCATTTTGTGACCCTGGCTCCCTTTGCGCCCCGAACGCCCTTTGAGATGTGGATCCTGCCCAAGAAGCATAACTCATCCTATGTGAGCCAGGATGAGGCCTCCTTGGCTGATCTGACCCGCATTTTTTCTGAGACACTGCGACGGCTGGATGCCTGTATTCCAGGAATTCCCTATAACTTTGTTCTCCATACCCAGCCCCTGCAGTCAGGTGCGCTTGACCATTATCATTGGCATTTTGAGATCGTTCCCAAGCTGACCAATATTGCTGGCTTTGAATGGGGGACAGGCTTTTATATCAATCCGATGCCTCCTGAGGATGCGTGTCGGTATTTACGTCAGATCGAACTGTAG
- the dksA gene encoding RNA polymerase-binding protein DksA, with the protein MDSEQLQEFKEQLEGMKGEIISDVEQTLTEMTSQHGNIPDPNDRATIESDREFELRLRSRERKLLDKIELAIGRIDNGTYGVCAACEEPIGIKRLQARPVATHCIDCKLEQERREKNLGK; encoded by the coding sequence ATGGATAGTGAACAACTGCAGGAATTTAAAGAGCAGCTTGAGGGAATGAAGGGAGAGATCATCTCCGACGTTGAGCAAACGCTGACTGAGATGACCAGCCAACACGGCAATATTCCTGATCCCAATGATCGGGCGACTATTGAGTCGGATCGTGAGTTTGAACTGCGCCTGCGCAGCAGAGAACGTAAACTGCTGGATAAAATAGAATTGGCTATCGGCAGGATTGATAACGGGACCTATGGTGTCTGTGCGGCCTGCGAGGAGCCCATAGGTATCAAGCGATTGCAGGCTCGTCCGGTTGCAACCCACTGTATTGACTGTAAGCTTGAGCAGGAACGGCGGGAAAAAAATCTGGGGAAATAA
- the moaC gene encoding cyclic pyranopterin monophosphate synthase MoaC, whose translation MSVKPELTHFDDAGNARMVNVGPKDPSERIAVAAGRIRMTSTAYSMVRAGTMKKGDVLGVARIAGIMAAKKVDSLIPLCHPLAITRADISFTFDDDENAVEIEATVGIRGRTGVEMEALTAVSVSALTIYDMCKAVDKGMEISDIRLKSKSGGKSGDYSRQGR comes from the coding sequence ATGAGCGTGAAACCCGAGTTGACCCATTTTGACGATGCTGGTAATGCCCGTATGGTGAATGTCGGCCCCAAGGACCCGTCTGAACGGATCGCGGTGGCTGCAGGGCGTATTCGTATGACATCCACTGCCTATAGCATGGTCCGGGCTGGCACGATGAAAAAGGGCGATGTCCTCGGTGTGGCCAGGATAGCCGGTATAATGGCGGCCAAAAAGGTCGATAGCCTGATACCGCTCTGCCATCCCCTGGCGATTACCAGGGCGGATATATCCTTTACCTTTGATGATGACGAGAATGCCGTCGAGATTGAGGCCACCGTTGGCATTAGAGGAAGAACTGGTGTGGAGATGGAGGCATTAACAGCTGTTTCTGTCTCAGCTTTGACTATCTATGACATGTGTAAGGCCGTAGATAAGGGAATGGAGATTTCTGACATTCGTCTGAAGAGCAAAAGCGGTGGCAAGAGCGGTGATTACAGCCGACAGGGTCGGTGA
- the dnaJ gene encoding molecular chaperone DnaJ, whose translation MSRDYYEILNVSRDADGDVIKKAYRKLAMKYHPDRNPDDQEAENRFKEAAEAYEVLSDAQKRQVYDTYGHDGLKNTGYSGPGNASDIFSHINEMFGDMFGFGGGRSRQRDPNGPVQGNDLRYDLEISFMDAVHGIEKEVEITKPETCWTCEGSGARPGHQPQTCPTCQGRGQVIRSQGFFQVSSTCPQCRGAGQIVVEPCADCNGEGLVNKRKKVMLKIPAGVDTGARMRLSGEGEGGRRGGQAGDLYVIIHVQEHEYFLRDGRTIYLRYPVSMAKAALGCEVDVPTVNGSAKLKIKAGTQSGERLTLRGEGVVGLRGGRPGDMIVEAQVQTPIDLTKKQKELLREFDEHCDQEEEGFFSKILHGHFKGKEKDKA comes from the coding sequence ATGAGTAGAGATTATTATGAAATCCTGAATGTCTCTCGGGATGCTGACGGGGATGTCATAAAAAAGGCGTATCGCAAGCTTGCCATGAAGTATCATCCGGACCGTAATCCGGATGACCAAGAGGCGGAAAATCGTTTCAAAGAGGCTGCTGAGGCCTATGAAGTGCTCAGCGATGCCCAGAAACGGCAAGTCTATGATACCTACGGCCATGATGGCCTGAAAAATACCGGTTACTCTGGACCGGGGAATGCCAGTGATATCTTTTCCCATATCAACGAGATGTTCGGTGATATGTTTGGTTTTGGCGGCGGTCGCTCCCGGCAGCGGGACCCTAACGGGCCTGTTCAGGGCAATGACCTGCGTTATGATCTGGAGATCTCTTTCATGGATGCCGTGCATGGGATTGAGAAAGAGGTTGAGATCACCAAGCCGGAAACCTGCTGGACCTGCGAGGGCTCAGGGGCACGTCCGGGCCATCAACCCCAGACCTGTCCCACCTGTCAGGGGCGGGGCCAGGTGATCCGTTCCCAGGGCTTTTTTCAGGTCAGTAGCACCTGTCCACAATGTCGGGGCGCTGGCCAGATTGTGGTTGAACCCTGTGCTGATTGTAACGGGGAAGGCCTGGTCAATAAACGGAAAAAGGTCATGCTCAAGATTCCGGCCGGAGTTGATACCGGGGCCCGGATGCGTTTGAGCGGCGAGGGGGAGGGCGGCCGCCGAGGTGGTCAGGCCGGAGACCTCTATGTGATTATTCATGTCCAGGAGCATGAGTATTTTCTCCGCGATGGTCGGACGATCTATCTCCGTTACCCTGTTTCCATGGCCAAAGCAGCCTTGGGCTGCGAAGTGGATGTCCCTACGGTCAATGGCAGCGCCAAATTAAAGATTAAGGCAGGCACCCAGTCCGGTGAACGGCTTACCCTGCGTGGTGAAGGAGTTGTCGGCCTGCGCGGAGGGCGGCCAGGGGATATGATTGTTGAGGCCCAGGTGCAGACCCCTATTGATTTGACCAAGAAGCAGAAGGAATTGCTTCGGGAGTTTGATGAGCATTGCGACCAAGAGGAAGAGGGCTTTTTTTCTAAGATATTGCACGGGCATTTTAAAGGGAAGGAAAAGGATAAAGCCTGA
- the rpoZ gene encoding DNA-directed RNA polymerase subunit omega: protein MARITVEDCLSQVGDDNRFALVHLAVERIRQHRKGEPFLVAGKNKEVVMTLREIASGDVTFDNIKDLPAQRRAEEAAERAGRTEKNNEDEQE, encoded by the coding sequence ATGGCTCGTATTACCGTGGAAGACTGTCTTTCCCAGGTTGGTGATGATAACCGTTTTGCCTTAGTGCATCTCGCTGTTGAGCGGATTCGCCAGCATCGCAAAGGAGAACCTTTTCTTGTTGCGGGCAAAAATAAGGAAGTGGTTATGACCCTGCGTGAGATTGCCAGCGGAGATGTGACCTTTGACAATATTAAGGATCTTCCTGCGCAACGTCGGGCTGAGGAAGCGGCTGAACGAGCCGGGCGGACGGAAAAAAATAATGAAGACGAGCAGGAATAA
- a CDS encoding adenylosuccinate synthase produces MPGTLVAPGRLLFSLNSLPFQAIPAKSPKKDAPYLTFLFPSAIVPNLFAVCCFRCEEMQAFFLCYQKNDKELTVASVVVVGTQWGDEGKGKIVDLLTNHADYIVRFQGGNNAGHTLVVEGKKYVFHIIPSGILYEDKMCMIGNGVIIDPGVLLSEMDELSSQGLPVTPERLMISENAHLIMPYHQMLDQAREAALSKGEKIGTTGRGIGPCYMDKVGRVGIKAGDLLDGQQFLDKLRSNVEEKNFFLTKQYNAQPASFDKIQEQFEAFAEKLSPFVHNVSMVLDKARKAGKNILFEGAQGTQLDIDHGTYPFVTSSNTVAGNACIGSGFGPAHIDEVIGILKAYTTRVGEGPFPSELPEGDAVGDALQTKGGEFGATTGRRRRCGWLDMVVANDAVRLNGLTGLAITKLDVLSGQPVLKVGTHYEVEGQRYDCMPGNIRKTALAQPVYDEMPGWKEDIAAVRDFADLPQQAKDYVKRIEDMSGVAPVIVSVGPDREETLLLRNPFEK; encoded by the coding sequence TTGCCCGGAACCCTGGTTGCTCCTGGCCGCCTTCTTTTCTCCTTAAACTCGCTGCCCTTTCAGGCAATTCCTGCCAAATCCCCCAAAAAAGATGCACCTTATTTGACTTTTCTCTTTCCCTCGGCTATAGTACCAAACCTGTTTGCGGTCTGCTGTTTTCGTTGTGAAGAGATGCAGGCCTTTTTCTTGTGTTATCAGAAGAACGATAAGGAGTTGACCGTGGCCAGTGTCGTGGTGGTTGGAACCCAATGGGGTGACGAAGGAAAAGGAAAGATTGTTGATCTGCTGACTAATCATGCAGATTATATTGTTCGGTTCCAGGGCGGAAATAATGCCGGACATACCCTCGTTGTTGAAGGGAAGAAATATGTTTTTCATATTATCCCATCCGGCATCCTCTACGAGGACAAGATGTGTATGATCGGCAATGGGGTGATTATTGATCCCGGTGTCCTGCTTTCTGAGATGGATGAACTGAGCAGCCAGGGGCTGCCGGTCACCCCGGAACGCCTGATGATTAGTGAAAATGCCCATCTTATCATGCCCTACCATCAGATGCTTGATCAGGCCAGGGAGGCAGCTCTGTCTAAAGGGGAAAAGATCGGCACCACCGGACGCGGCATCGGTCCTTGCTATATGGATAAGGTGGGACGCGTGGGCATCAAGGCCGGTGACCTTCTTGATGGCCAGCAGTTTCTGGACAAGCTGCGCAGTAATGTAGAGGAGAAGAATTTTTTTCTGACCAAGCAGTATAATGCCCAACCTGCCTCTTTTGACAAGATCCAGGAGCAGTTCGAGGCCTTTGCCGAAAAACTTTCACCCTTTGTTCATAACGTCTCCATGGTCTTGGATAAGGCCAGAAAAGCGGGAAAGAACATTCTCTTTGAAGGGGCTCAGGGGACCCAGCTGGATATTGATCATGGCACCTACCCCTTTGTCACCTCCTCCAATACCGTTGCTGGCAATGCCTGTATCGGTTCAGGCTTTGGGCCTGCCCATATCGACGAGGTGATTGGTATTCTCAAGGCCTACACCACCCGGGTGGGCGAGGGGCCATTCCCCTCTGAATTGCCTGAGGGCGATGCGGTCGGTGATGCCCTCCAGACAAAGGGCGGAGAATTTGGGGCAACCACAGGGCGTCGTCGCCGGTGCGGTTGGTTGGATATGGTGGTAGCCAATGATGCTGTCCGCCTGAACGGCCTGACTGGTCTGGCGATCACCAAATTGGATGTCCTCTCTGGGCAGCCGGTCCTCAAGGTCGGGACCCATTATGAGGTCGAAGGGCAGCGTTATGACTGCATGCCGGGCAATATCCGTAAGACGGCCTTGGCACAGCCTGTTTATGATGAGATGCCGGGCTGGAAAGAAGACATTGCCGCAGTTCGTGATTTTGCCGATCTGCCCCAGCAGGCTAAGGACTATGTCAAGCGCATTGAAGATATGTCCGGTGTTGCGCCGGTGATTGTCTCGGTTGGTCCGGATCGGGAAGAGACCCTGCTGCTGCGCAACCCGTTTGAGAAATAA
- a CDS encoding SEC-C metal-binding domain-containing protein yields the protein MVCGDFEEVEIALGVREKRSTPRPRPWNSASPTRQVIKKKIGRNEPCPCGSGKKYKKCCLNK from the coding sequence ATGGTATGCGGTGATTTTGAGGAGGTGGAGATTGCCCTCGGCGTACGAGAGAAGCGCTCAACCCCCCGGCCCCGGCCCTGGAATTCTGCTTCTCCCACCAGACAGGTCATCAAGAAGAAGATCGGCAGGAATGAGCCCTGTCCCTGTGGCAGCGGCAAAAAGTATAAGAAATGCTGTCTCAATAAATAG
- a CDS encoding RHS repeat-associated core domain-containing protein, with amino-acid sequence MLADNPPAVAATSTPSDTAFLQAIYFLLLLQNKSAEGAYYYVTDHLGSPQIITDDSGSVVWKAEYLPFGKVNVSVSQIENNLRFPGQYYDAETGLHYNWNRYYDPETGRYIAADPIGLDGGMNLYAYVGSDPVNWYDFEGLSTVDAYCKRYPTSCGKLIKDGTLPAPIPFARPKDKTKDDATQESKSIPKPKKPKCGCTCICRADADGNMPGNIISGAPLFAFGTATAHNCSQASKEAKREAIHSLGMKPKHVGCRCEGK; translated from the coding sequence GTGCTTGCGGATAATCCCCCTGCGGTCGCGGCAACATCAACCCCGTCGGATACCGCCTTTCTTCAGGCGATATATTTCCTTCTGCTGTTGCAAAACAAGTCAGCCGAGGGAGCGTATTATTATGTGACAGATCATCTCGGTTCGCCGCAGATCATCACGGATGATTCAGGCAGCGTGGTTTGGAAAGCCGAATATCTGCCCTTCGGGAAGGTGAATGTTTCTGTTTCCCAGATTGAGAACAACCTGCGGTTTCCGGGGCAGTACTACGATGCGGAAACAGGGCTGCACTACAACTGGAACCGGTATTATGATCCTGAGACCGGACGGTATATTGCTGCTGATCCGATTGGGTTGGATGGGGGGATGAACTTGTATGCGTATGTGGGGAGTGACCCTGTAAATTGGTATGATTTTGAAGGGTTGTCAACTGTAGATGCCTACTGCAAAAGGTACCCGACATCTTGTGGAAAATTGATAAAAGATGGGACACTGCCAGCCCCGATACCTTTTGCGAGGCCAAAAGATAAGACGAAAGATGATGCTACCCAAGAATCAAAATCAATCCCTAAACCCAAAAAACCAAAATGTGGATGCACATGTATTTGTCGTGCTGATGCAGATGGTAATATGCCAGGAAATATAATCTCTGGAGCACCATTATTTGCGTTTGGTACTGCTACAGCACATAATTGCAGTCAAGCTTCAAAAGAAGCAAAAAGAGAAGCCATTCATTCATTAGGTATGAAGCCGAAGCATGTCGGCTGCCGCTGTGAAGGAAAATAA
- a CDS encoding ankyrin repeat domain-containing protein, translated as MNAQDVLSRYIEEFLPEFIDMSLNDVNQHGHTGDTPLHVACIRGDDEEFDVLLTAGAEVNSIGELNNLPLHYAVAQGHTKIVKKLLENGADKNYKNELGKSATDLAVLKGFDDIMLLLS; from the coding sequence ATGAATGCTCAGGATGTCCTCAGTCGATATATTGAAGAATTCTTACCAGAGTTTATTGATATGTCATTAAATGATGTTAACCAGCATGGACATACTGGAGATACACCGTTGCATGTTGCTTGCATAAGAGGGGATGATGAAGAATTTGATGTTCTATTAACTGCGGGAGCAGAAGTGAATAGTATTGGGGAACTAAATAACTTGCCTCTCCATTATGCTGTCGCTCAGGGGCACACAAAGATCGTCAAAAAGTTACTTGAGAATGGAGCTGATAAAAACTATAAAAATGAACTTGGAAAATCCGCTACTGATCTAGCTGTTCTAAAAGGTTTTGATGATATAATGTTACTGTTGTCCTGA
- a CDS encoding RHS repeat-associated core domain-containing protein — protein MTDHLGAPQIITDDSGSVVWKAEYLPFGKVNISVADIENNLRFPGQYYDVETGLHYNWNRYYSPETGRYIASDPIGLGGGINLYAYVGSDPVNGVDPEGLNALVIKGLEWGGRLLMAAMGAKAAQETYDAVKDRDASGNDQARQAEYDRYKARCNERPPGGLDQCEKWRWLLQRNKDCRDMRQAWDDKWQPGRHQNDIDNLQRGIDKLQDKINRYCCGE, from the coding sequence GTGACAGATCACCTCGGTGCCCCGCAGATTATTACCGATGACTCCGGCAGCGTTGTTTGGAAAGCTGAATATCTGCCCTTCGGGAAGGTGAATATCTCTGTTGCAGATATTGAGAATAATCTCCGCTTTCCGGGGCAGTATTACGACGTCGAAACCGGGCTGCACTATAACTGGAATCGCTACTACAGCCCGGAGACGGGGAGGTATATCGCCTCTGATCCGATTGGGTTGGGTGGCGGGATTAATCTGTATGCGTATGTGGGGAGTGATCCGGTTAATGGGGTTGATCCAGAGGGACTGAATGCTTTGGTAATTAAAGGGCTTGAATGGGGTGGTCGTCTACTCATGGCTGCAATGGGAGCAAAAGCGGCACAAGAGACTTATGATGCCGTGAAAGACAGAGATGCTTCTGGTAACGATCAAGCGAGGCAAGCTGAATATGATCGCTATAAAGCTCGATGTAACGAGCGTCCTCCCGGCGGATTAGACCAATGTGAAAAATGGCGGTGGCTTCTTCAGCGGAACAAAGACTGTCGTGATATGAGGCAAGCGTGGGATGATAAGTGGCAGCCAGGAAGACATCAGAATGACATAGATAATTTGCAAAGGGGGATTGACAAGCTTCAAGATAAGATTAATCGATATTGTTGCGGAGAATAA